A single Pseudomonas sp. MM223 DNA region contains:
- the mtnB_2 gene encoding Methylthioribulose-1-phosphate dehydratase (*Name mtnB_2): MTATEQRLRQELAACYRLIAHFRMSDLIFTHISLRLPGPEHHFLINPYGLLFDEITASSLVKIDLQGRPVEPSPHPVNPAGFVIHSAIHAGREDAHCVLHTHTRAGCAVAALECGLLPVNQMSMEFYGQVAYHAYEGVALDMDEQQRLVADLGNKPVMILRNHGLLTTGRSVAEAFLRMYYLEKACEIQLAAQSAGQLILPPADVCAHTERQFNEPGRGLKQGELADPDALQLAWAALLRMLEKVAPGYQD, from the coding sequence ATGACTGCAACGGAACAGCGTTTGCGCCAGGAGCTGGCCGCCTGCTATCGGCTGATCGCGCATTTTCGCATGAGCGACCTGATCTTCACCCACATTTCCCTGCGTCTGCCAGGGCCGGAGCATCACTTCCTGATCAACCCGTACGGCCTGTTGTTCGACGAAATCACCGCCTCCAGCCTGGTGAAGATCGACCTGCAGGGGAGGCCGGTCGAACCTTCGCCGCACCCGGTCAACCCGGCCGGTTTCGTCATCCACAGCGCCATTCATGCCGGCCGCGAGGACGCCCATTGCGTGCTGCACACCCACACCCGCGCAGGTTGCGCGGTGGCCGCGCTGGAATGCGGCCTGCTGCCGGTCAACCAGATGTCCATGGAGTTTTACGGCCAAGTGGCGTACCACGCCTATGAGGGCGTTGCGCTGGATATGGATGAGCAGCAGCGGCTGGTGGCCGACCTGGGCAACAAGCCGGTGATGATCCTGCGTAACCATGGCTTGCTGACCACAGGGCGCAGTGTGGCCGAAGCATTCCTGCGCATGTACTACCTGGAGAAGGCGTGCGAAATCCAGTTGGCGGCGCAGAGTGCAGGGCAGCTGATACTGCCGCCGGCTGATGTGTGCGCGCATACCGAGCGCCAGTTCAACGAGCCGGGGCGGGGGTTGAAACAGGGTGAGCTGGCGGACCCGGATGCGCTGCAACTGGCGTGGGCAGCGTTGTTGCGGATGCTGGAAAAGGTGGCGCCAGGTTATCAGGATTGA
- the eamA gene encoding putative amino-acid metabolite efflux pump (*Name eamA): MPLKDLLIALVVIVAWGVNFVIIKVGLDGLPPMLLGALRFLLVAFPAILLVKRPKLPWRWLIAYGATISLGQFAFLFQAMYSGMPPGLASLILQSQAFFTLGFAALFLGERLRLASVLGLLVAASGLALIGSEDGGHVPLLALVLTLCGGAMWGMGNIITRRFGSVDLVALVIWGALIPPLPFLALSWWLEGPERIGHALANISWSSVLALVYLAFVATMLGYSLWSKLLSRHPAGKVAPFSLLVPVIGLSSSALLLGERLTAIQGWGALLVMAGLLVNVFGARIGQRLRAVSA; encoded by the coding sequence ATGCCGCTCAAGGACCTGCTCATCGCCCTGGTGGTGATTGTCGCCTGGGGAGTCAACTTTGTGATCATCAAAGTTGGCCTCGACGGCTTGCCGCCGATGTTGCTGGGGGCGCTGCGCTTCTTGTTGGTGGCGTTTCCGGCAATTTTGCTGGTCAAGCGGCCGAAACTGCCCTGGCGCTGGTTGATCGCCTATGGCGCGACGATTTCTCTGGGCCAGTTCGCTTTTCTGTTCCAGGCCATGTACAGCGGCATGCCGCCTGGGCTGGCCTCGCTGATCCTGCAGTCGCAGGCATTCTTTACCCTGGGTTTTGCTGCGCTGTTCCTGGGTGAACGGCTGCGCCTGGCCAGTGTGTTGGGGCTGCTGGTAGCGGCCAGCGGCCTGGCGTTGATTGGTAGCGAAGATGGCGGCCATGTACCCCTGCTGGCGCTGGTGCTGACCCTGTGCGGTGGTGCCATGTGGGGCATGGGCAACATCATCACCCGGCGTTTTGGCTCGGTTGACCTGGTGGCATTGGTTATTTGGGGGGCGCTGATACCGCCATTGCCGTTCCTGGCGTTGTCTTGGTGGCTGGAAGGGCCTGAGCGCATTGGCCATGCACTGGCCAACATCAGCTGGAGCTCGGTGCTGGCCCTGGTGTACCTGGCCTTTGTCGCCACCATGCTCGGCTACAGCCTGTGGAGCAAGTTGCTGTCGCGCCACCCGGCCGGCAAGGTGGCACCGTTCTCGCTGTTGGTGCCGGTGATTGGCTTGAGTTCTTCGGCGCTGTTGCTGGGCGAGCGTTTGACCGCAATCCAGGGCTGGGGCGCCTTGCTGGTGATGGCGGGGCTGCTGGTGAATGTGTTCGGCGCGCGGATCGGGCAGCGGTTGCGGGCGGTCAGCGCGTAA
- the fabG_4 gene encoding 3-oxoacyl-[acyl-carrier-protein] reductase FabG (*Name fabG_4), with product MSEQQKVVLVIGAGDATGGEIAKRFAREGYIACVTRRQVEKLQPLLEEIRAAGGQAHGFGSDARKEEEVAALVEAIERDIGPIEAFVFNIGANVPCSILEETPRKYFKIWEMACFAGFLTAQAVARRMVQRERGTILFTGATAGTRGAAGFAAFAGAKHGLRALAQSMARELGPRNIHVAHVVVDGAIDTAFIRDSFPERYALKDQDGILAPAHIADSYWFLHTQPRDAWTFELDLRPWMERW from the coding sequence ATGTCAGAACAACAAAAAGTAGTGCTGGTGATCGGTGCAGGCGACGCCACCGGTGGCGAGATTGCCAAGCGTTTTGCCCGTGAGGGTTACATTGCCTGCGTCACGCGGCGTCAGGTTGAAAAGCTGCAACCGCTGCTGGAGGAAATACGTGCCGCGGGTGGCCAGGCCCATGGGTTTGGTTCCGATGCGCGCAAGGAAGAAGAGGTGGCGGCGTTGGTCGAGGCTATCGAGCGCGATATCGGCCCGATCGAGGCGTTTGTTTTCAATATCGGTGCCAATGTGCCCTGCAGCATCCTCGAAGAAACACCACGCAAGTACTTCAAGATCTGGGAAATGGCTTGCTTTGCCGGCTTTCTCACCGCGCAGGCAGTTGCCCGGCGTATGGTCCAGCGTGAGCGCGGCACGATCCTGTTCACTGGCGCCACTGCTGGCACCCGCGGTGCGGCAGGTTTCGCGGCTTTCGCCGGCGCAAAGCATGGCTTGCGCGCCCTGGCCCAGAGCATGGCGCGTGAACTGGGGCCGCGGAACATCCATGTCGCGCATGTGGTGGTGGACGGGGCCATCGACACTGCCTTCATCCGCGACAGTTTCCCCGAGCGCTATGCCCTCAAGGACCAGGACGGCATCCTTGCCCCGGCGCACATCGCTGACAGCTACTGGTTTCTGCACACCCAGCCGCGAGATGCCTGGACGTTCGAACTGGACCTGCGCCCCTGGATGGAACGCTGGTAA
- a CDS encoding hypothetical protein (UPF0145 protein BCE33L0904): MIISTTSQLEGRPIAEYLGVVEPESVQGINFVRDFFARFRDFFGGRSQTLESALREAREQATEELKARAHQLRADAVVGVDFEISMPSVQGGMVVVFATGTAVRLK, from the coding sequence ATGATCATTTCCACCACCAGCCAGCTTGAAGGGCGCCCGATTGCCGAATACCTGGGCGTAGTCGAGCCCGAGTCGGTCCAGGGCATCAACTTCGTGCGCGACTTCTTTGCTCGCTTTCGCGACTTCTTCGGCGGCCGCTCGCAAACCCTGGAAAGCGCCCTGCGTGAAGCACGCGAGCAGGCCACCGAGGAACTCAAGGCACGGGCACATCAGTTGCGCGCCGACGCGGTAGTGGGTGTGGATTTCGAGATCAGCATGCCATCGGTGCAGGGCGGTATGGTGGTGGTGTTTGCCACTGGCACAGCGGTGCGCCTGAAGTAG
- the ampC gene encoding Beta-lactamase (*Name ampC) produces MPLPRLAALAAAITLTLGHASAQADDQLQAKVDHIIRPLMQEQGISGMAVAIYARDHAHYFSYGVASKADNVPVSRDTLFEIGSLSKTYTATLAALASAEGKLDLEAPAKRYHPALAGAPLGDATVLELGAYSADCLPLQFPDAVQTPQQVVDFFRHWQPRAKPGTQRCYSNPSLGLFGDLAARAQHQPFATLMTDGLLAKMGLKNTYLQVPTSAQGLYAQGYDAADKPVRVGPGPYADEAYGIKTSASDLLRYVRLHMQPQGLPPALVKATAITQQGYFQVGAMTQGLGWERYPYPVTLATLVDGNSPRLIREPQATTRLQAPLPAQPAAWYNKTGSTNGFGAYAAFVPSEQLVVVLLANRNYPNEARVRAAFEILSGL; encoded by the coding sequence ATGCCCCTTCCCCGCCTGGCCGCGCTTGCGGCCGCCATTACCCTCACATTGGGCCATGCCAGCGCCCAGGCCGACGACCAGTTGCAAGCCAAGGTAGACCATATCATCCGCCCGCTGATGCAGGAGCAAGGCATCAGCGGCATGGCCGTGGCGATCTATGCCCGCGACCATGCGCACTACTTCAGCTACGGCGTGGCCAGCAAAGCCGACAATGTGCCCGTCAGCCGAGACACACTGTTCGAGATCGGTTCGCTGAGCAAGACCTACACCGCCACCCTGGCCGCACTGGCCAGCGCCGAAGGCAAGCTGGACCTTGAAGCCCCGGCCAAGCGCTATCATCCGGCACTTGCCGGCGCGCCCCTGGGCGACGCGACGGTGCTGGAGCTGGGCGCCTACAGTGCCGACTGCCTGCCCCTGCAGTTCCCGGATGCGGTGCAAACACCGCAGCAGGTCGTCGATTTCTTCCGCCACTGGCAACCTCGCGCCAAACCCGGCACCCAGCGCTGCTACTCAAACCCCAGCCTTGGCCTGTTCGGAGACCTGGCCGCCCGCGCGCAGCATCAACCCTTTGCCACGCTGATGACAGATGGCCTGCTGGCGAAAATGGGCCTGAAAAACACCTATCTGCAAGTCCCGACCAGCGCCCAGGGGCTTTATGCGCAAGGCTACGACGCCGCCGACAAACCGGTGCGTGTCGGCCCCGGCCCTTACGCCGACGAGGCCTATGGCATCAAGACCAGCGCCAGCGACCTGCTGCGCTACGTGCGCCTGCACATGCAGCCACAGGGCCTGCCACCAGCCCTGGTAAAAGCCACGGCCATCACGCAGCAGGGCTACTTCCAGGTGGGTGCCATGACCCAGGGCCTGGGCTGGGAGCGTTACCCCTACCCGGTCACGCTGGCGACCCTGGTCGATGGCAACAGCCCGCGGCTGATCCGTGAACCGCAGGCGACCACACGCTTGCAAGCGCCCCTGCCCGCGCAGCCGGCAGCCTGGTACAACAAGACCGGCTCAACCAATGGCTTCGGCGCCTACGCCGCGTTTGTGCCCTCCGAACAGTTGGTTGTGGTGTTGCTGGCCAATCGAAATTACCCGAACGAAGCACGGGTTCGTGCAGCCTTCGAGATCCTGTCGGGGCTGTAG